From one Pagrus major chromosome 21, Pma_NU_1.0 genomic stretch:
- the gfi1aa gene encoding growth factor independent 1A transcription repressor a gives MPRSFLVKSKRAHSYHQPRYLDDGYGRLDTILAHVCAETKSQAEFESTLEPQEDVNAGADRLSPGSRLLSPRSLSSSSPLSCGGSVCERSSDCDFWRPPSPSSSPDSEKCSTPAAEDAHHFNIPLFPYSWTAYSGSELRHLAQGPYHHQLQGHREPHSPVSIYGAEDSGAEPLYAQRGPVSGCYQDFSSATRQICRMRDGDELYLDVKQNPRGAEIKSERDFMCSNLESVGSYKCIKCCKVFSTPHGLEVHVRRSHSGTRPFECGICGKTFGHAVSLDQHRAVHSQERSFSCKICGKSFKRSSTLSTHLLIHSDTRPYPCQYCGKRFHQKSDMKKHTFIHTGEKPHKCQVCGKAFSQSSNLITHSRKHTGFKPFGCDLCGKGFQRKVDLRRHKETQHGHK, from the exons ATGCCGAGGTCTTTCCTGGTGAAGAGTAAACGGGCCCACAGCTACCACCAGCCCCGCTACCTGGACGATGGATACGGCAGACTGGACACTATTCTGGCTCACGTGTGCGCAG AGACCAAATCTCAGGCGGAGTTTGAGTCCACCTTGGAGCCGCAGGAGGATGTAAACGCCGGCGCTGACAGGCTGTCCCCCGGGTCCAGGCTGCTGTCCCCGCGGTCGCTGTCCTCCAGCTCCCCGCTGAGCTGCGGAGGCAGCGTGTGTGAGCGGTCCTCCGACTGTGATTTCTGGCGTCCCccgtctccctcctcctcaccag ATTCAGAGAAATGCTCCACTCCGGCAGCGGAGGACGCTCACCACTTCAACATCCCGCTCTTCCCTTACTCCTGGACGGCCTATTCAGGCTCGGAGCTGAGGCATCTGGCCCAGGGCCCGTATCATCACCAGCTCCAGGGCCACAGGGAGCCTCACTCACCCGTCAGCATCTACGGCGCAGAGGACAGCGGCGCCGAGCCGCTTTACGCACAACGGGGCCCGGTGTCCGGATGCTACCAGGACTTTTCTTCAGCGACCCGTCAGATCTGCAGGATGCGGGACGGAGACGAGCTGTACCTGGATGTGAAGCAGAACCCCCGCGGGGCGGAAATCAAGTCTGAAAGGGACTTCATGTGCTCTAACCTCGAGTCGGTTGGATCGTATAAGTGCATTAAATGTTGCAAG GTGTTCTCCACACCTCACGGGTTGGAGGTCCATGTGCGGCGATCGCACAGCGGGACGCGACCGTTTGAGTGCGGGATCTGCGGGAAAACCTTCGGACACGCAGTGAGCCTGGATCAGCACAGAGCGGTCCACTCACAG GAGAGGAGCTTCAGCTGTAAAATCTGCGGCAAAAGCTTCAAGCGCTCCTCCACGCTGTCCACGCACCTGCTCATCCACTCGGACACGCGGCCCTATCCTTGCCAGTACTGCGGGAAGAGGTTCCACCAAAAGTCAGACATGAAGAAACACACGttcatccacacag GTGAGAAGCCGCACAAGTGCCAGGTGTGCGGGAAGGCCTTCAGTCAGAGCTCCAACCTCATCACgcacagcaggaaacacacGGGCTTCAAACCGTTCGGCTGTGACCTCTGCGGGAAAGGCTTCCAGAGGAAAGTGGACCTGCGGAGGCACAAGGAGACGCAGCACGGACACAAATGA